A single region of the Jatrophihabitans sp. GAS493 genome encodes:
- a CDS encoding nitroreductase encodes MGIAPAAAVTHNPPTTATQALRRAAVRARLAPSVHNTQPWSFRIAGDTLEIIADSTRQLKTLDSTGRQMLISCGCALFNARASLAASGFQVKVRRFPNGARPNLVARLTVVSPETGPDVERARLASLDGAIEERRTNRRRFNADVVPQSVVAALIAAASSEGSQLVPVTREEDRLNLAIISQRADRQESADPAYRAELRAWTTSEPTRPDGVQADAVPRSGLVSHDDIPIRDFEADSDEALPAQTHSSLRQCLLILGSTEDGHHAWLRAGEALERILLELTNRGFVASPLTQAIELPSARAMLSNDLRLGMFPHVVLRVGHALPTPATRRRLLVDLLTELS; translated from the coding sequence ATGGGAATCGCCCCAGCCGCCGCTGTGACCCACAATCCACCGACCACCGCCACGCAGGCCCTGCGCCGGGCCGCGGTCCGCGCGCGCCTCGCTCCGTCAGTCCACAACACCCAGCCCTGGAGCTTCCGGATCGCCGGCGACACGCTGGAGATAATCGCGGACTCGACTCGGCAGTTGAAGACCCTCGACTCGACCGGGCGACAGATGCTCATCTCCTGTGGGTGCGCGCTATTCAACGCGCGGGCATCGTTGGCGGCCTCCGGCTTTCAGGTGAAAGTGCGGCGTTTCCCCAACGGTGCGCGCCCCAATCTGGTGGCGCGTCTCACCGTCGTCTCTCCCGAGACCGGGCCCGACGTCGAGCGTGCCCGGTTGGCATCTCTGGACGGCGCGATTGAGGAGCGCCGCACGAATCGGCGCCGCTTCAATGCTGATGTCGTGCCGCAGAGCGTGGTTGCGGCGTTGATCGCGGCCGCGTCGTCGGAGGGTAGCCAGCTGGTCCCGGTCACGCGCGAAGAGGATCGATTGAACCTGGCCATCATCAGCCAGCGGGCCGATAGGCAGGAGTCGGCCGACCCGGCATACCGGGCCGAGCTGCGGGCCTGGACCACGTCAGAGCCGACGAGGCCAGACGGTGTGCAGGCCGATGCCGTGCCGCGCAGTGGCCTCGTGTCGCATGACGATATTCCCATTCGAGACTTCGAGGCCGACAGCGATGAAGCGCTGCCGGCACAGACGCATTCCTCGCTGCGACAATGCCTGTTGATTCTCGGTTCGACCGAGGATGGCCATCATGCGTGGCTGCGGGCCGGCGAGGCACTGGAGCGCATCCTGCTCGAACTCACCAACCGTGGCTTCGTGGCCAGCCCGCTCACGCAGGCCATCGAACTCCCCTCCGCCCGGGCGATGCTCAGCAACGATCTGCGTCTGGGGATGTTCCCGCATGTCGTGCTGCGCGTCGGGCACGCGCTGCCCACCCCGGCTACCCGCAGGCGGCTCCTCGTCGATCTCCTGACCGAGTTGTCATGA